ATTATACTACTTTACACCCCTCGGACCGGTAAACCGACAAACCGCCCCAAAGTCATTAGGCCTCCAGTTTTGTCTCCATATACATTATTTAGTAAAGGCCGGGAACGATTCGAGACCGAACAATCTTGCGATACTCCTCCCAGTCCTTGCCGTACTTGCGGTGACACTTTTCGTCGTCGCGGCGCTCTCGGTGAATAAGAAGAATGCCAAAGTACAGGATGTAAAAGTAGGTGATCAACATGCCCCATCCCTGAGCCTCGCCCTGGACGACCTCACGACCATCGTGCATTACGTACGCTCCCTCGATGTTAGCTCCGGCGCTCATAATCTGATAACCCGCGAGGCCCGTGGGAAGGCAGTACGGCCACGACTGGATCCAATCGCCAAGGTAGTTGATGTGTCGGGACATACCCCACCAGCCAGTCGTAAGCAACTTGCTACccgtcttggtctggatgtACTTGAGGTGGGAGACTCTAGGGTCGTTCGGGTTGGTGCGGAAGCGGTTCTTCTCGTTGTTGGCTGAGCGGAAGATGTAAAAGCCAAGACCGATAAGGCCGAGCATCGCGGCGAGACCCAGAGGACCGAGCGAGACAGGGTGAACTGAGAGGTATCGGGTCTGGAGCGAGTATACATAAGGCACCCAGACGATGTCGCCGAAAGCAAGCATCATACCAAAACCGTCGGTGGTAATATCCATTGTCGTCAAGATGGCGGGTTCGTTCCACCAAGAGTCAAAGACATATAGAGCCTGGACAGCGGTGATGAGGATAGAGCTATCCGTCACAAAGCCATAGTTGCGGTATTGCTGAGCGCACCAGGAGCAGTTCATGATAATCCAGCCCATCATGCCGGGTCGAAGCTCGAGGAACTCCTTGATGTCAACCTCACCGATGAGAGGGATCTCAATACGGGGGTTCAGTTCGCGACCAATGAA
This is a stretch of genomic DNA from Fusarium graminearum PH-1 chromosome 4, whole genome shotgun sequence. It encodes these proteins:
- a CDS encoding Delta(14)-sterol reductase encodes the protein MAVKPKQPPAQEQHGYEFFGPPGAFAISFFLPVLVYVFNFVCNDISGCPAPSLLQPKTFSLDALKQEVGWPHNGVAGLVSWNGTLAVIGYNVLSLILYRVLPAIEVEGTQLSSGGRLKYRFNTLYSSTFTLAVLAAGTIAQGAEFPVWTFMSENFIQILSANIIYSYLVSTFVYVRSFSVKHGNKENRELAAGGHSGNILYDWFIGRELNPRIEIPLIGEVDIKEFLELRPGMMGWIIMNCSWCAQQYRNYGFVTDSSILITAVQALYVFDSWWNEPAILTTMDITTDGFGMMLAFGDIVWVPYVYSLQTRYLSVHPVSLGPLGLAAMLGLIGLGFYIFRSANNEKNRFRTNPNDPRVSHLKYIQTKTGSKLLTTGWWGMSRHINYLGDWIQSWPYCLPTGLAGYQIMSAGANIEGAYVMHDGREVVQGEAQGWGMLITYFYILYFGILLIHRERRDDEKCHRKYGKDWEEYRKIVRSRIVPGLY